Proteins co-encoded in one Anguilla anguilla isolate fAngAng1 chromosome 16, fAngAng1.pri, whole genome shotgun sequence genomic window:
- the znf276 gene encoding zinc finger protein 276 encodes MKRDRRARLAAVSPLTRHAHSPGASKRPCRRGRPRAGSGKNAPRQGCELSRRDDDPGESAWGGRLSIDTIPATGTGEAGGPQNESRTTGSGRLSAAFCRLCHGKFSPRSLRHAFGKLQGESVKLAAEERLRPPPLFCTDFQRLVGVPVSRDPLLSQFVCKNCHSQFYKCHRVLLTFLQRVNLSPSTRDSATERGHSMRSYSAEGACLSGPPITSSPQCLHGLVSWTHHHAVDCSSCPGLQEVLEGQYRGAVRVVWGCVDGHSYTMDAQAHPERDQQAVRTGSPDSGTALRPVGAALTHPSPAAAPQNQAPALRTAPSTDTAGASGGALRSEATVTPAPADPVDGAGESDLSDRNFSSDDEDEERRKSGSSDELFEPFPEKRVVSSKKGGREAKRPPEPKVRKKPGPKPGWKKKIKTEREELPNIYKCPHQGCTAVYRGADGMKKHIKEHHEEVRERPCPHPGCNKVFMIDRYLQRHVKLIHTEVRNYICDQCGQTFKQRKHLSVHQMRHSGAKPLQCEVCGFQCRQRASLKYHMTKHKAEAELEFACEQCGKRFEKAHNLNVHMSMVHPLTQGGASDPPQPPEGEALSPHSASS; translated from the exons ATGAAACGAGATAGGCGCGCGCGGCTGGCCGCTGTTTCGCCCCTGACCAGGCACGCGCACTCGCCAGGAGCCAGCAAGCGACCCTGTCGGCGAGGGAGACCGAGGGCAGGTTCTGGGAAGAATGCACCCAGACAGGGATGCGAGCTAAGTCGTAGGGACGATGACCCGGGGGAAAGCGCCTGGGGAGGACGACTAAGCATTGACACAATCCCAGCCACAGGGACAGGAGAGGCCGGAGGTCCCCAGAACGAATCAAGGACCACAG GTTCGGGTCGACTTAGCGCTGCCTTTTGCCGACTGTGCCACGGGAAGTTTTCCCCGCGCAGCCTGCGGCACGCGTTCGGCAAGTTGCAGGGAGAGTCCGTGAAGCTCGCAGCGGAGGAGAGGCTGCGACCGCCGCCGCTCTTCTGCACCGACTTCCAGCGCCTGGTGGGCGTGCCAGTGAGCCGCGACCCGCTTCTGTCTCAGTTCGTATGCAAGAACTGCCACTCGCAGTTCTACAAGTGCCACAGAGTCCTGCTAACCTTCCTCCAGCGGGTCAACCTGTCGCCCTCCACGCGCGACAGCGCCACCGAAAG GGGTCATTCCATGCGGTCTTATTCAGCAGAAGGGGCCTGTCTGTCAG GCCCTCCCATCACCTCCTCTCCCCAGTGCCTCCATGGTCTGGTCTCCTGGACGCACCACCATGCGGTGGACTGCAGCTCCTGCCCCGgcctgcaggaggtgctggaggggCAGTACCGGGGGGCGGTTCgggtggtgtgggggtgcgTGGACGGACACAGCTACACGATGGACGCGCAAGCGCATCCGGAGAGAGACCAGCAAGCAGTCAGAACCGGCTCCCCGGACTCTGGGACAGCTCTGAGGCCGGTGGGGGCAGCCCTAACCCACCCTAGCCCGGCTGCCGCCCCCCAGAACCAGGCCCCCGCCCTGCGGACGGCTCCCAGCACAGACACCGCCGGCGCTTCCGGGG GAGCACTGCGCAGCGAGGCGACGGTCACGCCCGCGCCAGCCGACCCTGTGGACGGGGCAGGGGAAAGTGACCTCTCTGACAG GAACTTCTCTAGCGACGACGAAGacgaggagaggaggaagagcggCTCTTCGGATGAGCTGTTTGAGCCCTTTCCCGAGAAGCG ggTCGTCTCCTCCAAGAAGGGCGGCAGGGAGGCGAAGAGGCCCCCCGAGCCCAAGGTGCGGAAGAAACCGGGGCCGAAGCCGGGCTGGAAGAAAAAGATCAAGACGGAGCG AGAGGAGCTTCCCAACATCTATAAGTGCCCCCATCAGGGCTGCACAGCCGTGTACCGCGGAGCCGACGGCATGAAg AAGCACATTAAGGAGCATCATGAGGAAGTGCGGGAGCgaccctgcccccaccccggCTGCAACAAGGTGTTCATGATCGACCGCTACCTGCAGCGGCACGTCAAGCTCATCCACACAG agGTGAGGAATTACATCTGCGACCAGTGCGGCCAGACCTTCAAACAGAGGAAGCACCTGTCCGTGCATCAGATGCGCCACTCAGGGGCCAAGCCGCTACA GTGTGAGGTGTGCGGGTTCCAGTGCCGCCAGCGAGCGTCACTCAAGTACCACATGACCAAGCACAaggcggaggcggagctggagtTTGCCTGCGAACAGTGCGGGAAGCGCTTCGAGAAGGCTCACAACCTCAACGTGCACATGTCCATGGTGCACCCGCTCACGCAGGGAGGGGCCAGCGACCCGCCCCAGCCCCCGGAGGGTGAGGCTCTGAGCCCGCACTCTGCCTCCAGCTGA